One region of Etheostoma spectabile isolate EspeVRDwgs_2016 chromosome 21, UIUC_Espe_1.0, whole genome shotgun sequence genomic DNA includes:
- the tob1b gene encoding protein Tob1b, protein MQLEIQVALNFIISYLYNKLPRRRVNIFGEELERQLKKKYEGHWYPDKPYKGSGFRCIHVGEKVDPVVEQAAKESGLDIEDVRNNLPQDLSVWIDPFEVSYQIGEKGPVKVLYVDDNNENGSELDKEIKNSFNPEAQVFMPISDPVGASSESSSPSPPFGQSAAVSPSFMPRSTQPLTFTTATFAATKFGSTKMKSSGRGNNTNSGSSSKVARSSPTSNLGLNVNTLLKQKAISTSMHSLYGLGLGQQQQKASALSPNAKEFVFPNLQGQASPGAVFPGEGSLGLGPLQYNNAFDVIAAYGSLNDKSLMDGLNFSLSNMQYSNQQFQPVMAN, encoded by the coding sequence ATGCAGCTTGAAATTCAAGTAGCACTCAACTTTATCATTTCCTATTTATACAACAAACTCCCTCGACGACGTGTGAATATCTTCGGCGAAGAGCTCGAGAGGCAACTGAAGAAAAAATATGAAGGCCACTGGTATCCGGATAAGCCATACAAAGGTTCAGGGTTCAGGTGCATCCATGTAGGGGAGAAGGTGGACCCTGTGGTGGAGCAGGCAGCCAAAGAGAGCGGGCTGGACATTGAAGACGTCCGGAATAATCTCCCTCAGGACCTTAGTGTGTGGATCGACCCATTTGAGGTTTCCTACCAGATTGGGGAGAAGGGACCGGTAAAGGTGCTATATGTGGATGATAACAATGAGAACGGGTCAGAGCTGGACAAGGAGATCAAGAACAGCTTTAATCCTGAGGCCCAGGTCTTCATGCCAATCAGCGACCCTGTTGGGGCTTCCTCAGAGTCCagctccccctcccctcctttcGGCCAGTCTGCTGCCGTGAGCCCCTCCTTTATGCCACGCTCCACCCAGCCCTTAACTTTCACCACTGCCACCTTTGCTGCCACCAAATTCGGCTCCACTAAGATGAAGAGCAGTGGCCGTGGCAACAACACTAACAGCGGCAGTAGCAGCAAGGTGGCCCGCAGCTCCCCTACCAGTAACTTGGGTCTGAATGTCAACACCCTACTGAAGCAGAAAGCCATCTCCACCTCCATGCACTCACTGTACGGGTTGGGCCTgggtcagcagcagcagaaggcCTCTGCCCTCTCCCCTAATGCCAAGGAGTTTGTGTTTCCCAACCTCCAGGGCCAGGCCAGCCCAGGAGCCGTGTTCCCTGGGGAGGGCTCCCTGGGTCTCGGCCCTCTGCAGTACAACAATGCCTTTGACGTGATTGCGGCCTACGGAAGCCTCAACGACAAGTCCCTTATGGATGGCCTCAACTTCAGTCTGAGCAACATGCAGTATTCTAACCAGCAATTCCAGCCAGTCATGGCTAACTAA